TTACTCAAATAACAGTCTGATGTTTGGCTGCAGGTTAGGAATCTGGCCCTTACCAGCAATTCTCTGTCAGATGCTGTGAACTTTGTGAGATGTTGCCCTGGGGCCAGACTGGTCCTAATACAGCTGCACCAGATCAGTGGTTTCCTCCTTGAGGGAGAAGCCTCAACATCCACTatgaacagagagaaaatccCAGGAATGCTCCTGAAGAAAGATTCAGGCAGTTGGTCAGCAATGGCCTAGGGGATTGCTTGGAGTGGAAGATGTTTGCTATTCTGCACTGATAGAAGTGGGACAGTCACCTCTAGTAGCAGCACAAACACTGTACCAGGTTTCAGATACACTTCCTATGGTCAGTACGACTATGACAAGGAGCCTCCTCATGTTGGAGGCTCTCTCTGCTGTATGGAGAGCTACAGCAAGCATTAAAGCAAAGGGTCAGTAGTTTCCAACGCAGAGTTCACCTGTGAGGTGCTGAACCAACTGCATTAGGAGTTTGTGATGGAAGATGAGTTCATATGAATAGCAATGCACCGTGactcctctgcctgctccacTGCTACTacttaaaacatgtttttgaaagTTAATATACTCTTATTTTTAAGAGGGTTATTTGGGTGGTATGCTAgacttaaagaagaaaatcacatttcttgGATTCTTAGATCCCTGGAAGGAGAACAGTGAAGAGAAAGAACTTTGCTTTCTAATAAGTTTAttagaaactttaaaaacattaaaaatcagTGGAAGAAGTACAAACAGATAAATCACATATAAATCAGTGCTACTGACTCCCATCATCCATAAGTGCACAGAACAGACCAGGAAAAGCAAGTTTCACTGGCTACCACGTTGTTCTTCAGAAGGAGCAGCACTTGAGACAGTTTTCTTTGGAAGGAGCTCAGAAAGGATATTTGGCATAACCCCTCCTTGAGCAATGGTCACACAGGAGAAGAGCTTGTTCAGCTCCTCATCATTTCTCACAGCCAGCTGGATGTGCCGGGGCAGGATCCtggatttcttgttttcccGTGCAGCGTTCCCTGCCAGCTCCAAGATCTCTGCTGTCAGGTactccagcactgcagccaggTAGATGGCAGAGCCAGGACCAACCCTGTCAGCATAGCCACCTCTCTTAAGGAGCCTGTAGACACGACCCACAGGAAACTGCAGTCCAGCCAGGGCTGATTTAGTTTTCCTTGGTGTAGCTCCAGGTTTGCCAGCCACCACATTCTTCTTTCCACGTCCAGACATCTTGACTGGCACAAAAAGATAAAGGATTTGAGACCTTGGAAGGGCAAGAAGAGATTACAGCCAGGTGAGTTACATTTCCTACTCTTCCACATCAAGAAGATAGCATGGTCTTTTTGCAAGGGAATGGAGAGCTACCCACCACAGTTCATTAACAGCAGACCTAGGATTTTACTTCTACTGCCCTTTTATAGCCTGCCTTTTGGTGAAAGGccttttcataaaataagaGTGGTTTGAAAAGCTGTAAAGACTTATTGAAGCAGATATGAGgagctccagaaaaaaaaaaaagtttttctctgGGACTTAGTTTGTATTGGAGATTGGGGCACAATGGATCATCTTATATAGACTTACATCATCTTAATCGTCTTATACGAGACCGTTCTTAAACACTACAACTGCTTTCTCATATTTAACTTGAGGCTAAGTCTGTCTCTTTATCCAAGAGGAATCTGTATTCCAAGTTCTCCCATTATTCAGATCTTCATTTTAAGTATGAAGAGTGAGAGATTCCTACTACCCCCAGCAGCTTACACCTAGATACTCCAAGAATTTTTATACAAGTTTCTAAATTAATTCCCTGAGGGACGTTCTCTAGCTGCCATGAGAATACTAAGGCTGCTTCGCACTAGTAAAAGGAAGAATCAGCTTGGACAGAATGCTGCTAACAAAAATAGACATTATAGCCAATTTAGAAGGAAGTCAAGAATAATGAATTCAGTCCAATTAGAATTGGAAAAATACTTATCTAAATATTGTTTAGAATCTGAGTAAATAAGATAGTTAACTTTCAGCACAGCTGTTTGTAATATAAAAGAACATCCATCACCAGATTAACatagcttttgtttattttttatagaagtgtaaatatttaagaaaaatcagagtAAGACTTCAGAGCAAAGAACCAAAccagataataataataataaaaaacaacccatAACAAAATCCAAGCAAACCAAGCCATAGGTCATTGCCTCTATTATCAGAccagccccccctccccccagttattttctaattattctCATTACAGATGTactataaatataatttataaaataaccCCACATTTTTCACCACATACTATAGatgaaaaagataaattgttaccttccaaaaaaaataataaaatcttattttggcCCAGTCTGTGCCTTGCTACAGCCCACACTCAAAGGCAAACAAGCCACATATCATCCATCCTAGGCAGCAGTGCCTTTTTATTAGCAACCTTTTCTCCTCATTAGTGGGTCACCTGGACAATTAATGAGCCATTCCCACCTGTGGCTCACCTTCCTCCTAACCCTTGATttgagggaaaaggaagaaatacattaCAGACACCCTGAAGTGAATTCTCTGGGGGGAAGCAAGCCTGTCTCGAAGGGCCAAGCTACAGCTATATTTCAGTCTCTCCGAGACAGTGCCAGCTCTTAGCCACTCTGCCTGGAGTATTTCTGTCCGTACACCATGTGTAAAAACAATCTTCTCTTTCCTGCTGAGGCTTGATCTTCCAAAGCTCATAGAGGAAATGCGATTTATAAATGCCATGTATTTTTAGTTGGGTGAGAGAGGTGGAAAAAGCGTATTATGTGTGCCCTAGGCAGAAGGAGATTTTGGGTGAAGGGGACAGAGAGGCTGTTAGCTTTGCTCGTATTGTGTGAACAAAGCCCCATCAAGTGACAGGAGGGGGCTGCTCCTAAGACTTGGGGCTCTTCTTGCAACTCAAGGTTTGCTGTGGGAACAATCCTGATGCTCAGGGCCGTTGGTTAGTTCCTCTGAGTTAACCTGGGCAAGAATCTCACCTAATGCAAGTGAATGTTTTCATGCACCTTTTAAACAACGAGAGCACGTTCTGTTTATGCTCATGctctttctgtgtttgcttcCTGGTGTTCGGAACAGGTTGCAACCAGCAACCTGCAAGACGATGGTGAGTGGTGTGTTTCAGGCACAGAAGATGAATATTAAACTAACACATTCTCTGTAAAGcccatgtttttaataaaacagttgCACACTGAAAACTGGCACAGAGGTAGACGGAGTTGTTTCTCTGCATGACCAGAACAAACACAGTCCTGAGGCCAGTGTGCTGGTTGTGGTGGGGCAGTTTTCTGGGGACCCAGAGCTAGGCTCCCCATTCCTGGATGAGTTTGCAGGCCACCAGGCTAAGGCACAAAATGAGGGTGAGGCAGGAGCAGGCCTCTTCCCCCTTCTACTCTGCTGTGTGCTTTTcagaagaatcatagaatcattaaggttggaagagaccttcaagatcacctggtccaaccattaacctactaccaatgtcacccactaaaccatgtccctaagccACTCAATTCTTTTAAGTGGCAGAGGTGCCTGTTTTTAGGGAATGCTGATCCTAAATGGGATGGTGGGGGCATGGACGATAATTATGGgctaaaaaaaagataatatgtagtttagatttatttatttatttaaacacagcatcaaaagaaaaatgaggagaGGAGCCAGTGAAGCAATAAGACAGGATGTGAAATACAGACAATAGACTCAATGCAGAATAAAGGAAAGTGTCACGAAGAAGAACTAAGGCAGAGGAGAGCTCCAAACCTCACTAAATGTATTTGCATGCTTATAGGGAAATGTTCCCTAGGGttgaaagtttatttatttatttatttatcttctgtgaTGGTGCTTAGTTTGGTTTACATGTTTACGAAATCATtatggctgaggttggaagggacctctggaggccatctggtgCTCAAGCGGGGACTCCTAAAGCAGGTTGCTCTAGGACCAACAGGTTTAGTGTAGCGTCAGGAAGCTGTCTGGTGAGGGTGAGGAGCTGAGGCTGTGCCCAGCTCAGCCTGCTGTCTGCTAGGCATACCATGCCCCAGGGCCACGCTGCTTCCCCTGCACAACTTTGGTGGCCAACAAGGACAAGCTagccagggctgagcaggagcagTAGGGCTCTGTGGCCACATCACGAGGGTACCCATGAACTTATGTTAGAGCAGGGAACACAAGAACTCCAGTTCTGACCCACAGAAGATGcaccttctctttctccatcaCATCCATGATTATGTTGATTTGAGGGGTATGAGGAGAGGGTGGGGCATCTCCGTATGCATTGTTTTACTGTAATGGAATTATTAAGGATTTTATTGCATTAAAGCCCCACTGAGAGGGGCACTGGGCATTGCAGTGCTGTCTGCTCTGACGGCAATGCAGTGCTGTCTGCTCTAATGCAAATCTCGAGGGACCCTGAGGAAATGGAGACCGCATAGCCTCATTCCACAGCAGGTCACCGGGACAGATAGGCGAGCCTGGGATTTGCAATGACCCACTGCAAACTGTGAAAACTGTGGGAACTGTGGGATGGCTTTAAATGCTCCAAGTGGAGACCACCAATTTGTGAGTCACGGCCCCTTTACAGTGGTGCAAAACAATCCCTGCTTGGGGAAGACTGTGATGCTGTACTTAGCTATGTGGGGCAGTTTGACACCAAGGTGAGGGATACTTTGTCGGTATCTCAAATCAAAGCTGAAAAGGCATGGCACTTTCTTAACCAGGAAAGCCTGCTATCAGTCctgagaaaaaatgagaaggcCCCATCAAGCCTATAATTTAAAGAGTCGTATCAGAGAGCAGCTCGGGTTGGAgaggaccttaaagaccacgTAACTCCAACATCCCTGTCATTGGCAAGGATGCTacccactaggtcaggttgcccagggcctcatccagcctggccttgaacacctccagggatggggcatagacagcttctctgggcaaaaaGGATCTGGGAAGCATTGCATATATTTTCACTGGGATTGACTAAAACGCGGCATTCCTTGGAATGCTGTGGTTTTGCCTGGAACATAGAAACTAAAAACaggcttttcaaaaataaacgTTGCTAGGCGTCCCAAGAGGAGCTAAGACGAGGGGTTCCTTGATTACTGACTGAGTAATTATTAACAAGGATGTGGTGCTTGATACTAAACCCTTTTCCTGTTACCACGCCGCAGCACTGGGCGGCAGCTGAGACTGAAACCTCGCGCGGAAGGGAATACGAGAAACCCTTCCAGCCCCGAAGAGGGGGAGCCATGCCACACGCTCAGCCTCCCTCCCAAGGCCGAAACCCTTCGCTATGTCTAACCCGGAGCCACCAGGCCGGGCCGGCAGGGCCTTATTAGGCGCTGAAGGAAGCGGCGGCCctggcccggccccgctccgccccgctccgcctCCCCCAGGCCGCGCCGCGCACGCCGGGACCGGGCCCAGCCCAGCGCCGCCGCACCCGGGGCCCCGGACCCGGCACCGCCGGCAAGATGCAGGTGAGGGCCCGGGGGACCCGGGCAACAGGGCCGGGGTGCGGGGAAGCTGGGTGGGGGCCGCCCCGGtgctccccgcggggccgggctcggGCTCCGCCGCACCCCGGAGCTCCCCGCTGGGGCGGGCGGGCCCGGCATGGCCCCCGTGCGGGGGGTGCGTTGCGGGTTGGGCTCCCGCCTGTCTCTCGTTCTATTTCtgcttattatttctttctttcttaatttgaaGTACAGggtttattttgctgctgtagTAAGCGGAGGGGCGGGTGggctgctggcttttttttttttttttttttttttttttttttctttctcgtTATTTCTTTGATCCTTATTTAACTCCCAGTTCAGAAGTGCTGCGTCTAGAGGTGAGGTGCAGCCTTGGGCAGGTTTAGTGCGAGCTGTACCGAAAGGAGGTGCTGCGAGACAGCAGGCGGTGTGTGCTGTGCTCGGGGACTTGGCTCAGGTCAGGGAGGAGCCAAAATCAGAGCACGGGTGTTTACCACCGAgtttttctgcttaaaacaaGAAACTGCTGCGTAACTTGAGCTTTTCAGCAATACGTAGGAGCCTATTGGCATTCTTCTGTGGGGTTATGGGAGCTGTTCCCttacaaaaacttttaaaattcgGGAATAACCTAGGCTTAGATTTAGAACCGCTCCCTAGCAGCGGCCTTACCCAGCCGTGACCATGTCACCTCTCTCCAAGTGCTGCTGTAGTCACGCCGACAGACTCCGCCAAGGGGGCTCTGCCAGCGTGTGCACAGCTCGGTCCACAGGGCTGGCGCCCATCTGTTTCCTAACCCGTGCTTCCCAAGGCAGTGACCTGTTCTGCTGAGCACTGTGTCCAGCACGTGTCCCCTGTCACCCTGCTTCTGCCCCTCTCACCTTGTGAGAGCTGCAGTGGTGCTTGTAACACTTCAAATTCTTGTGACTTGCCAAGATGTGCTGTGAGTGGGGTGAAATAAAACCAAgtcacttgtttgttttttttcctggaccCTCTTGGGGCTACAAGGAAGCCTCAGCACCAGGAGGGTGCACGCTGAATTCCTGATGATATGCAGACCGTTACCGCTGTATCAATGCCGTGTGTCCCTTGAAAAACTTGCCTGTGTTAACTTGTGATGTGTCAAAGTTCTTCTTGAATGCATGTCATCCATTTCTTGATTCTATGTAGGACCCCGACAAAGACACAGAGTGGAATGACATCCTGCGCAAGAAAGGTATCCTTCCTCCAAAGGAAAACCTCGAAGAACAGGAGCGTGcaaaggaagaggagcagcTTATGATCCTTCAGAAGTCTCTTGGTGAGTTTACGTGCCTGTGAAGCAATGTTCCCTTTTCTAAACCTGTAAGGGATACCAAAGCTAATTCTTGTGTAGTGTGGCCATCTGTTACCAATATCAGACAAATACGTTCCTGAATATGTGGCGTCTTCTGGGACAGAAAGACTTTGTTCTCAATGCCAGTGccatgtttttataaatgtaaatgtttccaAACTGAAATAAGAACACTCTTTGGGGAGTTTGTCATATGGaagcataaataaaagtatCTAATGAACATGATCGTTACCTGTTGCATGCTTCCTCTATTATTCAGGCATCCGTGCTGTATTGTATGTCTCTGCTGCAGTCACAGAACTTGAGAGCTAGCTCAGGTACTTCTATACACGTGTAGCCAGCCTTTGGCTCAGTCCTTTACATCACTGTCCTTCCATTTATATGTATAAAGTGCATAATAATTTCTACAAATCCAGTAACAAcaattttgcaggaaaaaaaaaacacatttcctgtAGTTAATatatccttaaaataaataaatattgttggACTGAAAGGCTGAGTTTTGCCAGAATGAGACTTTTGCTGATTTGATATTGCTTCTGTTCTAGTGAAGACTTACGAGGACATGACTCTGGAAGAgctagaagaaaatgaagatgaatttAATGAGGAAGATGAGAAAGCTATTGAAATGTACAGGTTAGAGCATTGTACAGAACTTGGTTGTAATCAAAACTGGAGCatgtggttggttttttgttttgttttatagatAGACACACTATTAGGTGGTATCAAAGAGAGGAAGGATGTTCTTAGGCATGATGCTAGAAAAACTGCAATGTATTTCTGATCTCATGTGGACCTTCTGAGTGTCTTTAATAGGATAGTGGAGTCTAAATTCAATGCCCTTTATTTACAGATAATGTATGCCCACTGAGTGAATAGTGAAATGGGGACTGTGAGAGTTTTGATAATCACCTTCAagttttctcagtttttgtAGGAATGACAATAAGTTGCTGCATAATTTTGATTGCCGTGTTGATTTGCCATCATCTTTTTCGTCTCATGATTTTTACCATCTGGTTTGGTAGCGTAGTATCTGCAGATGAAATGTCTGCTGAGGGCAGAGATGACAAATTCCATTCACGAAACATAGTTGTACTTCTTGTATGTTGATGGCTTTAACCTGTGATTCAAACGTAAGAACATCTATAGCCTACATTAACTTAGTTTTGTTGCTCTGGGATTTGAAGATGTTTGTAATTTGCCTCTGAAGTCTAGATTTacactataaatatttttctgtcaaaaatgcatctgtttttaagatttcttttcttgttgttcAGACAGCAAAGGttagcagaaatgaaagcagctcAAATGAAGAACAAATTTGGGGAAGTTTTGGAGATTTCTGGAAAAGATTACGTTCAAGAGGTTACAAAAGCTGGAAAAGGTATATGGGTAGTCCTGCACCTCTACAAACAAGGGTAagaatttttctgttaaatcttTCATGGTCAATGGCTGAAAATACTCTAGACAAGTGTATAGGTAATGTAGAAATTAAGGAACTGATTCTGGAGTTGAAAGAAATGTTGAATTAATAATTTCTGTCCTGTTGGCTGAAGACAGACAAACTTTGCTCTTAAgggcaaagttttttttttttaaaggatgttaCCAGGAATTGTCTcttttatatacacacactgtACTGTGTGATTAGTCTGCCTACAGAAATAGAGGTCTTCCCATTTCCTCTGCTATGGAAATACTtatctttgaaaattattttgggtAAAGTGCAAAGTTTTTTTGCTCTTAGAAGAATCACTGTGTGGCTTTGACCTGTTTGCTAGATGCATAAAGACAAAGTGAACAAGGTTTTCATCCTGTCAGCATAATGGAATATCTTGTTTAAACAGGTCTTATAAGTAGATATAATTTTCTGGGAAGGTCTAGAAATACTTGATTTTGTTTGTCGTCTCTGATTGCCTCGTGGGTATTTGTTGTCATTAGCTTTCTCATTTCCAGGagttgctttgctttctgttttacctGTGCTCGTGCAATTTTCAAACACTGTATCTCGTAAACCAAACTCTTTGTATGAAAGGGGGAAAGTGGTACtgctaatattttttattaaaaaaacaaacagcctcCAGTGATGCTGACTTCCTTTGAATGCTGGAGTACTGGACTACGAAAGTATTCAGAAGTTGTTTCTGGTACATTTGTCTCTCTGTTGAACTGTTATTTCTGACCTTCTTGTGAAGATTACTGTCCAGCATGTCTTTTAGTTTTTCTTATGCATGTCTCTTACTATTCTTTACAGAATTCCACTCTGTGCCTTAATAAATCAACATTTGAATGGGCTTGCAAGAAAGTTCAGAGATGTGAAATTCATCAAAGCTATCTCTACCACCTGCATACCCAACTACCCCGATAAGAATCTGCCTACAATATTTGTTTACCTCGAAGGAGACATCAAAGCTCAGTTCATTGGGCCTTTGGTGTTTGGTGGCATGAACTTAACAAGGGATGGTGAGTGTCTGCATCTTAAATATTccaaaggaaaagtgaaaatagTGAACAGTTTtgctgggaaagaaagaagtgaagtGGGAATTAAGAGAATGGAGATCACTCAAAGTCATGagggttggttgtttttttccccaccctttTGGCTTAACAATGTGATTGAAGCTATATTGTAAAAGCAGCAAGTGGTTGGGTAGGTCAAGATATAGGTATTGTTTTTATGTGTATGTAAGTATTCACACCTTGTGTCCTGTGAAGCAAATTTTCCTGAATATATTAAAAGGGCATGTCATACCCCCCACACtctttttttaacctaaaagaCTGATCTTGCCCCCAGTTGTGTGTGTTCTCTCTCGGAGATGGCAGCATGTTAAGCTCCTGCCTCACCAGGGCCCTGCGGGGAGTGGCTGTTGCCTTGCCGGGAGGTCAtggttttcctcctttctgcttcaGCCCTTCTGGTGGCAGATCAGGGTCATGCAGCCTTATCAGGGTGATGTGCTTCGGGAGGTTAGGGTAGCGGGGCTGTGCCACAGGCCTTGCAGAGCACCGTggctctgcagaaaagctgtTATTTGGAGAGGTTGGTAGGGAATGGTGTCGTAAAGCAGTGCTTGAAGACAGGCCAGCAGTGGAAAAGGCTCTTCTTGTTGGAAAGTAATGCAACTGTGATGCAGTTTGGTGGATTTTATTGGAGATAGAAGGATACTCATCAGCTTTCTGAGTAGGTGTATTGGTCCAGATGCCTTCAAGCTTTTTCAAGGTCGGACTTAAGGGCATCTATATCTGAAGTGAACCATGAATAAGGAGCATTTCAGGACCCTGCTGAGCAATGGCAGCTGCCTATATTGGCATAGAGTGCAgagggttgttgttgttgttgtttttaataaaactctGAAATTTATGGATTACCTTGAATGTGTGCTGTAGAAAACACTACTCTGTCTGAAATGTCAGAAGGAGAAAAGCTCACCAGTGAGATCGCTAATTTGAGAATAACTAACTCTGTATTTAGAGGTTGCCTAATTATGCACTGAAGGAAGCAATGGTAGCAGAACAGAGTCATCTTTCTCCCATTTCTAGCTCATAAATAATTGATTTTGAGGGATCCAAAGGTAGCTGAGCCAGCTTAATTCAGTCATTGCAAAAAGCTAGGTAC
The nucleotide sequence above comes from Oxyura jamaicensis isolate SHBP4307 breed ruddy duck chromosome 1, BPBGC_Ojam_1.0, whole genome shotgun sequence. Encoded proteins:
- the LOC118160973 gene encoding histone H2A-beta, sperm-like produces the protein MSGRGKKNVVAGKPGATPRKTKSALAGLQFPVGRVYRLLKRGGYADRVGPGSAIYLAAVLEYLTAEILELAGNAARENKKSRILPRHIQLAVRNDEELNKLFSCVTIAQGGVMPNILSELLPKKTVSSAAPSEEQRGSQ
- the PDCL3 gene encoding phosducin-like protein 3, whose protein sequence is MQDPDKDTEWNDILRKKGILPPKENLEEQERAKEEEQLMILQKSLVKTYEDMTLEELEENEDEFNEEDEKAIEMYRQQRLAEMKAAQMKNKFGEVLEISGKDYVQEVTKAGKGIWVVLHLYKQGIPLCALINQHLNGLARKFRDVKFIKAISTTCIPNYPDKNLPTIFVYLEGDIKAQFIGPLVFGGMNLTRDELEWKISESGAIKTDLEENPRKQIQDQLMSSIRACAPTRGESDSEDD